One Mugil cephalus isolate CIBA_MC_2020 chromosome 8, CIBA_Mcephalus_1.1, whole genome shotgun sequence genomic window carries:
- the ciao1 gene encoding probable cytosolic iron-sulfur protein assembly protein ciao1: MKESLSLVQRLSAHPDSRCWFVSWSPNGTLLASCGGDKAIRIWGREGDTWVCKSVLEDGHQRTVRKVAWSPCGNYLASASFDATTCIWKKKNDGFESLTVLEGHENEVKCVAWAPSGNLLATCSRDKTVWVWEVDEEDEYECVTVVNSHTQDVKHVVWHPTQELLASASYDNNICIYKEEDDDWECRATLQGHTSTVWALCFDAAGQRLASCSDDRTVKIWKEYPEESGQDLSWKCVCTLTGYHGRTVYDIAWCRLTGALATACGDDAVRVFKEDEGSDPAQPGFSLAAQVPRAHTQDVNCVTWNPKEAGLLASCSDNGEIAIWKFQEEH, from the exons ATGAAGGAGTCTTTGTCCCTGGTCCAGAGACTGAGCGCACACCCGGACTCTCGGTGCTGGTTCGTCAGCTGGAGCCCAAACGGGACACTGCTGGCGTCATGTGGAGGCGACAAGGCCATCCGGATATGGGGGCGAGAGG GTGACACTTGGGTATGTAAGAGTGTGCTTGAGGACGGACACCAGCGCACTGTGAGGAAAGTGGCGTGGTCTCCGTGTGGGAATTATCTGGCCTCCGCCAGCTTCGATGCAACCACATGCATCTGGAAAAAGAAGAACGATGGCTTTGAG AGTTTGACGGTGTTAGAAGGACATGAAAATGAAGTCAAATGTGTGGCTTGGGCCCCGTCGGGGAATCTGCTGGCCACATGCAGCCGGGACAAGACGGTGTGGGTCTGGGAAG tgGACGAAGAAGACGAATATGAGTGTGTCACCGTTGTGAACTCTCACACACAAGATGTCAAGCATGTTGTATGGCATCCGACCCAGGAG CTCCTGGCGTCAGCCAGCTACGACaacaatatttgtatttacaaGGAAGAGGATGACGACTGGGAGTGCCGGGCCACCTTACAGGGACACACGTCAACAGTGTGGGCTTTGTGTTTTGATGCGGCCGGACAGAGGCTGGCCTCCTGCAGTGATGACCGCACTGTGAAGATTTGGAAAGAATACCCAGAAGAGAGTGGACAGG ACTTGTcgtggaagtgtgtgtgcactctgACAGGATACCATGGACGAACCGTGTATGATATCGCCTG GTGTCGACTGACTGGTGCCCTGGCGACCGCCTGTGGTGATGATGCAGTGAGGGTGTTTAAGGAGGACGAGGGGTCAGACCCAGCCCAGCCTGGGTTCTCGCTGGCTGCTCAGGTGCCCAGAGCTCACACCCAGGATGTTAACTGCGTCACCTGGAACCCGAAGGAGGCAGGACTCCTGGCTTCCTGCAGTGACAATGGAGAGATCGCAATTTGGAAGTTCCAAGAAGAGCACTGA
- the tmem127 gene encoding transmembrane protein 127, whose translation MTMYAPPGPAVRRRRGGSSLPKQPERSLVSALPGALSITALCTALAEPAWLRVHGGTCPRQELGVADVLGYIDPKLLDDYCVNPQTILLLRVIAAFCFLGILCSLTAFLLDVFGPKHPALKITRRYAFAHILTVLQCATVIGFCYWASELILSLQQQHKKYHGSLIYVTFAISFYLVAGAGGASILATAANLLRHYPTEEEEQALELLSEMEDSSETFPADYDIANQFQPPPAYTP comes from the exons ATGACCATGTATGCCCCGCCGGGTCCAGCTGtccggaggaggagagggggaagtTCCCTGCCCAAGCAGCCGGAGCGAAGTCTGGTGTCTGCTCTGCCCGGAGCTCTGTCCATCACAGCCCTGTGTACTGCTCTGGCTGAGCCAGCCTGGCTCCGTGTTCATGGAGGCACCTGTCCGAGACAAGAGTTGGGGGTGGCAGATGTCCTGGGGTACATTGACCCCAAGCTTCTGGATG ATTACTGTGTGAACCCACAGACCATCTTACTGCTGAGGGTAATTGCTGCCTTCTGTTTCCTGGGTATCCTGTGCAGTCTGACTGCCTTCCTCTTGGATGTGTTCGGACCTAAGCACCCTGCCCTAAAGATTACACGCAGATATGCGTTTGCACATATTCTCACAG TGTTGCAGTGTGCCACCGTCATAGGCTTTTGCTACTGGGCGTCGGAGCTGATCTTGTCactacagcagcaacacaaaaagtACCACGGCTCTCTCATATACGTCACTTTTGCCATCAGCTTCTACCTGGTGGCGGGGGCGGGGGGAGCCTCCATTCTCGCCACAGCTGCCAACCTCTTGCGCCACTACCCCAccgaggaggaagagcaggctTTAGAGCTGCTCTCAGAGATGGAGGACAGTAGTGAAACTTTTCCTGCTGATTATGACATTGCCAATCAATTTCAGCCACCGCCTGCCTACACACCCTAA
- the gatd3l gene encoding ES1 protein, mitochondrial produces MLATRTLLSKQTLAVLSRQPACFVHHGDYGNWGNTNIALVFSGCGWWDGTDVHEGVYTMYHLSRNGARFQMFAPNQQQMHVIDHMRKQPASGENRNMMMESARFSHGQGMMQMQDLSKLDVNSFDGVIFPGGHGVTKNLSSFIKDGKDCKLHNDVERVLKDFHRSRKPIGLASMAPLLACRVLPNIEVTMGYERDENTRWGNWPNTNMVQAVKGMGARHNVREPYEVYVDEKNKVVSTPSFMWETDYHYHYIFDGIGNMVKHVMRMSTK; encoded by the exons ATGCTAGCAACAAGGACTTTGCTGTCAAAACAAACCCTGGCTGTTCTTTCTCGTCAGCCTGCCTGCTTTGTGCACCACGGTGACTATGGCAACTGGGGGAATACCAATATTGCACTG GTTTTCTCAGGATGTGGATGGTGGGATGGGACTGATGTCCATGAGGGTGTATA CACCATGTACCACCTGAGCCGCAATGGCGCTCGCTTCCAGATGTTCGCTCCGAACCAGCAGCAGATGCATGTGATTGACCACATGAGGAAGCAGCCCGCCTCTGGCGAGAACCG GAACATGATGATGGAGTCAGCTCGCTTCAGTCACGGTCAGGGAATGATGCAAATGCAGGATCTTTCCAAGCTGGATGTCAACAGCTTTGATGGGGTCATCTTTCCTGGAGGCCATGGGGTCACCAAGAACCT ATCCTCTTTCATTAAGGATGGCAAAGACTGCAAGCTGCACAATGACGTGGAGAGAGTGCTGAAAGATTTCCACCGTTCACGCAAGCCTATTGG ACTGGCCAGCATGGCTCCTCTGCTGGCCTGCCGTGTCCTGCCCAACATTGAGGTGACCATGGGCTACGAGCGGGACGAAAACACCCGCTGGGGGAATTGGCCCAACACGAACATGGTGCAGGCTGTGAAGGGCATGGGAGCTCGCCACAATGTCCGCGAGCCATAC GAAGTCTATGTGGATGAGAAGAACAAGGTGGTGAGCACTCCATCCTTCATGTGGGAGACTGACTATCACTATCACTACATCTTTGATGGCATTGGAAACATGGTCAAACACGTCATGCGCATGTCAACCAAGTGA